The following proteins are encoded in a genomic region of Streptomyces sp. NBC_01723:
- the recG gene encoding ATP-dependent DNA helicase RecG, which yields MDLVPALREPLKKVLGPATAKVMAEHLGLHTVGDLLHHYPRRYEERGQLTHLADLPMDEHVTVVAQVADARLHTFASSRAPRGKGQRLEVTITDGSGRLQLVFFGNGVHKPHKELLPGTRAMFAGKVSVFNRRLQLAHPAYELLRADDGDEASESVESWAGALIPLYPATAKLESWKIGKAIQTVLPSAQEAVDPLPGSLREGRGLVSLPEALLKIHRPHTKADIEDARARLKWDEAFVLQVALARRRHAETQLPAVPRKPAQDGLLTAFDDRLPFTLTDGQQKVSREIFDDLATDHPMHRLLQGEVGSGKTMVALRAMLAVVDAGGQAVMLAPTEVLAQQHHRSVVEMMGELAEGGMLGGAEHATKVVLLTGSMGAAARRHALLDLATGEAGIVIGTHALIEDKVRFHDLGLVVVDEQHRFGVEQRDALRGKGKQPPHLLVMTATPIPRTVAMTVFGDLETSVLDQLPAGRSPIASHVVPAADKPHFLSRAWERVREEVSNGHQAYVVCPRIGDEEDDPGKKGAPRKSPEDDAEKRPPLAVIDIAEQLAKGALQGLKVEILHGRMQPDDKDAVMRRFAAGETDVLVATTVIEVGVNVPNATAMVIMDADRFGVSQLHQLRGRVGRGSAAGLCLLVTEMPEASAARQRLNAVAGTLDGFELSRIDLEQRREGDVLGQAQSGARTSLRVLAVIEDEEIIAEARQEAAALVATDPELTGLPGLKTALEALLDEQREQYLEKG from the coding sequence ATGGATCTCGTGCCCGCACTGCGAGAACCCCTGAAGAAGGTCCTCGGCCCCGCCACCGCGAAGGTGATGGCCGAGCACCTCGGCCTGCACACCGTCGGCGACCTCCTCCACCACTACCCCCGCAGATACGAGGAGCGCGGCCAGCTCACCCACCTCGCCGACCTGCCCATGGACGAGCACGTCACGGTGGTGGCCCAGGTCGCCGACGCCCGGCTGCACACCTTCGCCTCGTCCAGGGCCCCGCGCGGCAAGGGGCAGCGCCTGGAGGTGACCATCACGGACGGCAGCGGCCGCCTCCAACTGGTCTTCTTCGGCAACGGCGTCCACAAGCCCCACAAGGAACTCCTGCCGGGCACCCGCGCGATGTTCGCGGGCAAGGTCTCCGTCTTCAACCGCCGCCTGCAACTGGCCCATCCTGCGTACGAGTTGCTGCGCGCCGACGATGGCGACGAAGCGAGCGAGAGCGTCGAGTCCTGGGCCGGCGCCCTCATCCCCCTCTACCCGGCCACCGCCAAACTGGAGTCCTGGAAGATCGGCAAGGCGATCCAGACGGTGCTGCCGAGCGCCCAGGAGGCCGTCGACCCGCTCCCCGGCTCCCTGCGCGAGGGCCGGGGCCTGGTCTCCCTGCCCGAGGCCCTCCTCAAGATCCACCGCCCGCACACCAAGGCCGACATCGAGGACGCCCGCGCCCGCCTGAAGTGGGACGAGGCCTTCGTCCTCCAGGTCGCGCTGGCCCGCCGCCGCCACGCCGAGACCCAACTCCCCGCCGTCCCCCGCAAACCCGCCCAGGACGGCCTGCTCACCGCCTTCGACGACCGCCTCCCCTTCACCCTCACCGACGGCCAGCAGAAGGTCTCCCGCGAAATCTTCGACGACCTCGCCACCGACCACCCGATGCACCGGCTGCTCCAGGGGGAGGTGGGCAGCGGGAAGACGATGGTGGCCCTGCGCGCCATGCTCGCCGTCGTCGACGCGGGTGGACAGGCCGTGATGCTCGCGCCCACCGAGGTGCTCGCGCAGCAGCATCACCGGTCGGTCGTCGAGATGATGGGGGAGCTGGCCGAGGGGGGAATGCTGGGCGGTGCCGAGCACGCCACCAAGGTGGTGCTGCTCACCGGGTCCATGGGCGCCGCCGCCCGGCGGCACGCCCTGCTCGACCTGGCCACCGGCGAGGCCGGCATCGTCATCGGCACGCACGCGCTGATCGAGGACAAGGTGCGGTTCCACGACCTCGGCCTGGTCGTCGTCGACGAACAGCACCGCTTCGGCGTCGAGCAGCGCGACGCCCTGCGCGGCAAGGGGAAGCAGCCCCCGCACCTGCTCGTCATGACCGCCACCCCGATCCCGCGCACCGTCGCCATGACCGTCTTCGGCGACCTGGAGACCTCGGTCCTGGACCAGCTCCCGGCCGGCCGGTCCCCGATCGCCAGCCACGTCGTCCCGGCCGCCGACAAGCCCCACTTCCTCTCCCGGGCCTGGGAAAGGGTCCGGGAGGAGGTGTCCAACGGCCACCAGGCGTACGTCGTCTGCCCGCGCATCGGCGACGAGGAGGACGACCCCGGCAAGAAGGGTGCCCCGCGGAAGTCGCCGGAGGACGACGCCGAGAAGCGGCCCCCGCTGGCCGTCATCGACATCGCCGAGCAGCTGGCGAAGGGCGCCCTGCAGGGCCTCAAGGTCGAGATCCTGCACGGCCGTATGCAGCCCGACGACAAGGACGCGGTCATGCGCCGCTTCGCCGCCGGGGAGACCGACGTGCTGGTCGCCACGACCGTCATCGAGGTCGGTGTCAACGTCCCCAACGCCACCGCGATGGTGATCATGGACGCGGACCGCTTCGGCGTCTCCCAGCTGCACCAGCTGCGCGGCCGGGTCGGTCGCGGCTCCGCCGCCGGTCTGTGCCTGCTGGTCACCGAGATGCCCGAAGCGAGCGCGGCCCGCCAGCGGCTGAACGCGGTCGCCGGCACCCTCGACGGCTTCGAGCTCTCCCGCATCGACCTCGAACAGCGCCGGGAGGGCGACGTCCTCGGCCAGGCCCAGTCCGGTGCCCGCACCTCCCTGCGGGTCCTCGCCGTCATCGAGGACGAGGAGATCATCGCGGAGGCACGACAGGAGGCCGCGGCCCTGGTGGCCACCGACCCGGAGCTGACCGGCCTGCCCGGACTGAAGACGGCGCTGGAGGCACTCTTGGACGAGCAGAGGGAGCAGTACCTGGAAAAGGGCTGA
- a CDS encoding D-alanine--D-alanine ligase family protein — MSTENLPQSPEQPPRKPRVAVVFGGRSSEHGISVVTAGAVLAAIDRTKYDVLPIGITRDGRWALTADEPERMAISERRTPDVEELAESAEGAVVLPVDPANREVVYSEPGAVPKALGEVDVVFPVLHGPYGEDGTLQGLLELSGVPYVGAGVLASAVGQDKEYMKAVFASYGLKVGPYVVIRPREWEQDRSGARGKIVDFAGEHGWPLFVKPARAGSSIGITKVDDMAGLDEAIEEARRHDPKILVEATLRGREIECGVLEFEDGPRASVPAEIPPPSEHAYYDFEAKYIDSTPGIVPAPLTPEETAEVQRLAVAAFDAASCEGLVRADFFLTEDGEFVINEINTMPGFTPISMYPQMWQASGVGYPELVDRLVQAALRRPTGLR; from the coding sequence ATGAGCACCGAGAACCTCCCCCAGAGCCCCGAGCAGCCGCCTCGCAAGCCGCGTGTGGCCGTCGTGTTCGGCGGGCGCAGCTCCGAACACGGGATCTCCGTGGTCACCGCCGGCGCCGTCCTCGCGGCCATCGACCGGACCAAGTACGACGTCCTGCCGATCGGCATCACCAGGGACGGCCGCTGGGCCCTCACCGCCGACGAACCGGAACGCATGGCGATCTCCGAGCGCCGTACGCCCGACGTCGAGGAACTGGCCGAGTCGGCCGAGGGCGCCGTGGTGCTGCCCGTCGACCCCGCCAACCGCGAAGTCGTTTACAGCGAACCCGGCGCGGTGCCCAAGGCGCTGGGCGAGGTCGACGTCGTCTTCCCCGTGCTGCACGGCCCGTACGGCGAGGACGGCACCCTCCAGGGACTCCTGGAGCTGTCCGGTGTGCCCTACGTCGGCGCGGGCGTGCTCGCCTCGGCCGTCGGCCAGGACAAGGAGTACATGAAGGCGGTGTTCGCCTCCTACGGGCTGAAGGTCGGCCCGTACGTGGTGATCCGGCCCCGCGAGTGGGAGCAGGACCGTTCCGGCGCCCGCGGGAAGATCGTCGACTTCGCCGGCGAGCACGGCTGGCCGCTGTTCGTGAAGCCCGCACGCGCGGGTTCCTCGATCGGCATCACCAAGGTCGACGACATGGCCGGACTCGACGAGGCGATCGAGGAGGCCCGGCGCCACGACCCGAAGATCCTGGTCGAGGCGACCCTGCGCGGCCGGGAGATCGAGTGCGGGGTGCTGGAGTTCGAGGACGGCCCCCGGGCCTCCGTCCCCGCCGAGATCCCGCCGCCCTCGGAGCACGCGTACTACGACTTCGAGGCCAAGTACATCGACTCCACCCCCGGCATCGTGCCCGCCCCGCTGACGCCCGAGGAGACCGCCGAAGTCCAGCGCCTCGCCGTCGCGGCGTTCGACGCGGCCTCCTGCGAGGGGCTGGTGCGCGCGGACTTCTTCCTCACCGAGGACGGCGAGTTCGTGATCAACGAGATCAACACCATGCCCGGATTCACGCCCATCTCCATGTACCCGCAGATGTGGCAGGCGAGCGGTGTCGGCTACCCGGAGCTGGTGGACCGGCTGGTCCAGGCGGCGCTGCGGCGCCCGACGGGGCTGCGCTGA
- a CDS encoding NAD(P)H-dependent glycerol-3-phosphate dehydrogenase, giving the protein MSKPVKAAVFGTGSWGTAFGTVLADAGCDVTLWGRRADLADAVNSTRTNPDYLPGVELPAGLRATTDAAEAARDADFTVLAVPSQTLRANLAAWTPLLAPDTVLVSLMKGVELGSAMRMSEVIEDVAKVGAERIAVVTGPNLAREIAARMPAAAVVACPDESVAQRLQTACHTPYFRPYTNTDVVGCELGGAVKNVIGLAVGIADGMGLGDNAKGSLITRGLAETTRLGVALGADPLTFSGLAGLGDLVATCSSPLSRNHTFGTNLGKGMTLQETIAVTKQTAEGVKSCESVLDLARRHGVDMPITETVVAIVHEGKPPVVAVKELMSRSAKPERR; this is encoded by the coding sequence GTGAGCAAGCCGGTCAAGGCGGCCGTCTTCGGCACCGGATCCTGGGGCACCGCCTTCGGCACGGTCCTCGCCGACGCGGGGTGCGACGTCACCCTGTGGGGGCGCCGCGCCGACCTCGCCGACGCAGTCAACTCCACCCGGACCAACCCGGACTACCTGCCCGGCGTGGAACTCCCCGCCGGCCTGCGGGCCACCACCGACGCCGCCGAGGCCGCGCGCGACGCCGACTTCACGGTCCTCGCCGTCCCCTCCCAGACGCTGCGCGCCAACCTCGCCGCCTGGACGCCGCTGCTGGCGCCCGACACGGTCCTGGTGTCGCTGATGAAGGGCGTCGAACTCGGCTCCGCGATGCGGATGAGCGAGGTCATCGAGGACGTCGCCAAGGTCGGCGCCGAGCGCATCGCCGTGGTCACCGGGCCCAACCTGGCCCGCGAGATCGCCGCCCGCATGCCGGCCGCCGCCGTGGTCGCCTGCCCCGACGAATCCGTCGCCCAGCGCCTCCAGACCGCCTGCCACACGCCGTACTTCCGCCCGTACACGAACACCGACGTCGTCGGCTGCGAACTGGGCGGCGCCGTGAAGAACGTGATCGGGCTGGCCGTCGGCATCGCGGACGGCATGGGCCTGGGCGACAACGCCAAGGGGTCCCTGATCACCCGCGGCCTCGCCGAGACCACCCGCCTCGGGGTCGCCCTCGGCGCCGACCCGCTGACCTTCTCCGGACTGGCCGGGCTCGGCGACCTGGTGGCGACCTGCTCGTCCCCGCTGTCCCGCAACCACACCTTCGGCACCAACCTGGGCAAGGGCATGACCCTCCAGGAGACCATCGCGGTCACCAAGCAGACCGCCGAGGGCGTCAAGTCCTGCGAGTCGGTGCTGGATCTGGCGCGCAGGCACGGCGTCGACATGCCGATCACCGAGACCGTGGTCGCCATCGTGCACGAGGGCAAGCCCCCGGTCGTCGCGGTCAAGGAGCTGATGTCGCGCAGCGCGAAGCCCGAACGACGCTGA
- the thiD gene encoding bifunctional hydroxymethylpyrimidine kinase/phosphomethylpyrimidine kinase, translating to MRPPLVLTVAGSDSGGGAGIQADLKTMLALGTHGMSVLTAVTAQNSLGVQGAWELPVDAVRAQYRSVVDDIGVQAVKTGMLASAELVETVAELLGGTDAPAVVDPVGVSKHGDALLAASALDSVRTKLLPVATVATPNLDEVAQLTGVRVESEGDLRRAAAALLEYGPRWALIKGGHLRGEAVDLLTDGSEEHWLRAPRLDNRHTHGTGCTLASAIACGLAKGRSVPDAVTGAKAYVTGAIGAGFALGDGIGPVDHGWALGRGTA from the coding sequence ATGAGGCCGCCCCTGGTGCTCACCGTGGCCGGCTCCGACTCCGGCGGCGGCGCCGGCATCCAGGCCGACCTGAAGACCATGCTCGCCCTCGGCACGCACGGCATGAGCGTGCTCACCGCGGTCACCGCGCAGAACTCCCTCGGCGTGCAGGGCGCCTGGGAGCTGCCCGTGGACGCGGTACGGGCCCAGTACCGCAGCGTCGTCGACGACATCGGCGTCCAGGCGGTCAAGACCGGGATGCTCGCCTCCGCGGAACTGGTGGAGACGGTCGCCGAATTGCTCGGCGGCACGGACGCCCCGGCCGTCGTCGACCCGGTCGGCGTCTCCAAGCACGGGGACGCGCTGCTCGCCGCCTCCGCCCTGGACTCGGTCCGCACCAAGCTGCTGCCGGTGGCCACCGTCGCCACCCCGAATCTCGACGAGGTCGCGCAACTGACCGGCGTACGCGTCGAGTCCGAGGGCGACCTGCGCCGGGCGGCCGCCGCCCTGCTGGAGTACGGGCCGCGCTGGGCGCTGATCAAGGGCGGCCACCTGCGCGGCGAGGCCGTGGACCTGCTCACCGACGGCTCCGAGGAGCACTGGCTGCGCGCCCCGCGCCTCGACAACCGGCACACGCACGGCACGGGCTGCACCCTCGCGTCGGCCATCGCGTGCGGCCTGGCGAAGGGGCGGTCGGTGCCGGATGCGGTGACCGGGGCGAAGGCATACGTCACCGGGGCGATCGGGGCCGGGTTCGCGCTCGGCGACGGGATCGGGCCGGTGGATCACGGCTGGGCGCTCGGGCGGGGCACCGCCTGA
- a CDS encoding thiamine-phosphate kinase, with the protein MKGTVGELGEFGLIRELTSRLTTTPAVRVGPGDDAAVVAAPDRRVVASTDILVEGRHFRRDWSTAYDVGRKAAAQNLADIAAMGAVPTALLLGLVVPAELPVTWPTELMDGLRDECQVAGASVVGGDVVRGDTITVSITALGDLRNQEPVTRGGAQPGDLVAVTGWLGWSAAGFAVLSRGFRSPRAFVEAHRRPEPPYHAGPAAAGLGATAMCDVSDGLIADLGHIAEASKVRIDVRSGQIDIPSQMNDIGQAVGVDPMQWVLTGGEDHAIVATFPPDVKLPARWKVIGEVLNPSALPQVTVDGAPWTSKGGWDHFGGEVEA; encoded by the coding sequence ATGAAGGGCACTGTTGGTGAGCTGGGGGAGTTCGGGCTCATCAGGGAGCTCACCTCCCGTCTCACCACCACCCCGGCGGTCCGGGTGGGACCCGGCGACGACGCCGCGGTGGTGGCCGCGCCCGACCGCCGGGTGGTGGCCAGCACCGACATTCTCGTGGAGGGGCGGCACTTCCGCCGGGACTGGTCCACCGCGTACGACGTGGGCCGCAAGGCCGCCGCGCAGAACCTCGCGGACATCGCCGCCATGGGCGCGGTGCCGACCGCGCTCCTGCTCGGCCTGGTCGTCCCCGCCGAACTGCCGGTGACCTGGCCGACCGAGCTGATGGACGGCCTGCGCGACGAGTGCCAGGTGGCCGGCGCCTCCGTGGTCGGCGGCGACGTGGTGCGCGGCGACACCATCACCGTCTCCATCACCGCGCTGGGCGACCTGCGCAACCAGGAGCCCGTCACCCGGGGCGGCGCCCAGCCCGGCGACCTCGTCGCGGTGACCGGCTGGCTGGGCTGGTCCGCCGCCGGGTTCGCCGTGCTGTCCCGCGGCTTCCGCTCGCCGCGCGCCTTCGTCGAGGCCCACCGGCGCCCCGAGCCCCCGTACCACGCGGGTCCGGCCGCGGCCGGGCTCGGCGCCACCGCCATGTGCGACGTGAGCGACGGGCTCATCGCCGACCTGGGGCACATCGCCGAGGCCAGCAAGGTCAGGATCGACGTCCGCTCCGGCCAGATCGACATCCCGTCCCAGATGAACGACATCGGGCAGGCCGTCGGTGTCGACCCCATGCAGTGGGTGCTCACCGGGGGAGAGGACCACGCGATCGTGGCGACCTTCCCGCCGGACGTGAAGCTGCCCGCCCGCTGGAAGGTCATCGGCGAGGTCCTCAACCCCTCCGCGCTGCCCCAGGTGACCGTCGACGGGGCCCCCTGGACCAGCAAGGGCGGCTGGGACCACTTCGGCGGGGAGGTCGAGGCATGA
- a CDS encoding lysophospholipid acyltransferase family protein, with the protein MPRRRIGFWYRLAAVICKPPLMVLIKRDWRGMENIPADGGFITAVNHNSHVDPFAYAHYQYNTGRVPRFLAKSGLFKKGFVGAAMRGTGQIPVYRESTDALSAFRAAIEAVERGECVAFYPEGTLTRDPDGWPMTAKTGAARVALQTKCPVIPVAQWGCNELLPPYAKKPNLLPRKTHRVLAGPPVDLSRFYDREMTAELLKEATEVIMAAVTGHLEEIRGERAPRTPYDPRRERIEQRRRTQSQTPSQSQKAPARTRGTQAEGQST; encoded by the coding sequence GTGCCCCGCCGCAGAATCGGCTTCTGGTACCGCCTGGCCGCGGTGATCTGCAAACCGCCGCTCATGGTTCTGATCAAGCGGGACTGGCGGGGAATGGAGAACATTCCGGCCGACGGCGGATTTATCACCGCCGTGAACCACAATTCGCACGTGGACCCCTTCGCGTACGCGCACTATCAGTACAACACCGGGCGCGTCCCCCGATTCCTGGCGAAGAGCGGCCTTTTCAAGAAGGGCTTCGTCGGCGCCGCGATGCGGGGCACCGGACAGATCCCCGTCTACCGCGAGAGCACGGACGCCCTCAGCGCCTTCCGGGCCGCGATCGAGGCCGTGGAGCGCGGCGAGTGCGTCGCCTTCTACCCCGAGGGCACCCTCACCCGCGACCCGGACGGCTGGCCGATGACCGCCAAGACCGGTGCCGCGCGCGTCGCCCTGCAGACCAAGTGCCCGGTGATCCCGGTCGCCCAGTGGGGCTGCAACGAACTGCTGCCGCCCTACGCCAAGAAGCCGAACCTCCTACCGCGCAAGACCCATCGCGTGCTGGCGGGGCCGCCGGTCGACCTCTCGCGGTTCTACGACCGGGAGATGACCGCGGAGCTGCTGAAGGAGGCCACCGAGGTCATCATGGCCGCCGTCACCGGCCACCTGGAGGAGATCCGGGGCGAGAGGGCACCCCGGACCCCCTACGACCCGCGCCGCGAGCGGATCGAGCAGCGGCGCCGTACGCAGTCGCAGACACCGTCGCAGTCGCAGAAGGCGCCGGCACGGACGCGGGGAACGCAGGCAGAAGGGCAGAGCACGTGA
- a CDS encoding Lrp/AsnC ligand binding domain-containing protein encodes MVQAYILIQTEVGKASTVAETISKIPGVITAEDVTGPYDVIVRAQSDTVDELGRMVVAKVQQVDGITRTLTCPVVHL; translated from the coding sequence GTGGTACAGGCGTACATCCTGATCCAGACGGAGGTCGGCAAGGCGTCGACCGTCGCCGAGACGATCAGCAAGATCCCCGGGGTGATCACGGCCGAGGACGTGACAGGACCCTACGACGTCATCGTGCGCGCCCAGTCCGACACCGTCGACGAACTCGGTCGCATGGTGGTCGCCAAGGTCCAGCAGGTGGACGGCATCACACGCACACTGACCTGCCCCGTGGTTCATCTCTGA
- a CDS encoding DAK2 domain-containing protein — protein sequence MAQVPQRFFDALAVRTWCGLSLRALGRAREEIDAINVYPVADGDTGTNLYLTLESAVAAVEAVFAAHELDDGAPEAADGPSLTETVGAMAHGALIGARGNSGTILAQLLRGMAQVLTARSESAHTEGPGLRLALRNAAESARQAVAHPVEGTVLTVASAAADAADDAEGDCAEVARAAYEGARAALAATPAQLPVLERAGVVDAGGHGLVTVLGALVETFTGRAPGPGVAAVTHARVEPHEGVPPEASPAPGDEALAGECAVTEADRRDEPAFEVIYLLEAEDAAVTRLRQRLDALGDSLVVVGGDGLWNVHVHVDDAGAAVEAGVEAGRPHRIRITHFGHGDVHTAGTGRPPRERSRRAVVAVVPGEGLAGLYAEAGATTLLARPGEPPASGELVQAVRRAHAHEVVLLPNDAELRHTAAAAAEQARAEGVRVALIPTRSAVQGIAALAVHEPERRFDEDVVAMTSAAGATRYAEVTVAEHRSWTTAGICQAGDVLGLIDGDVAVIGADVTEVAATVLDRMLSAGGELVTLVLGDEVPGTVTEHLEARVREAYLAVDTVVHRGGRQGALLLVGVE from the coding sequence GTGGCGCAGGTGCCGCAGAGGTTCTTCGACGCTCTGGCGGTGCGTACCTGGTGCGGTCTGTCGCTGCGCGCGCTGGGACGGGCGCGCGAGGAGATCGACGCGATCAACGTCTATCCCGTCGCGGACGGGGACACCGGCACGAACCTCTATCTGACCCTCGAATCGGCCGTCGCGGCCGTGGAGGCCGTGTTCGCGGCGCACGAGCTGGACGACGGGGCGCCGGAGGCCGCCGACGGCCCCTCGCTGACGGAGACCGTCGGCGCGATGGCCCACGGAGCGCTGATCGGCGCGCGGGGCAACTCCGGGACGATCCTCGCGCAGCTGCTGCGCGGCATGGCCCAGGTGCTCACCGCGCGGAGTGAGTCCGCGCACACCGAGGGCCCCGGCCTGCGGCTGGCCCTGCGGAACGCGGCCGAGTCCGCCCGCCAGGCCGTGGCCCACCCGGTCGAGGGCACCGTCCTGACCGTCGCCTCCGCCGCCGCCGACGCGGCCGACGACGCGGAGGGCGACTGCGCGGAGGTGGCCCGCGCGGCCTACGAGGGTGCTCGCGCGGCGCTCGCCGCCACCCCGGCCCAGCTGCCGGTCCTGGAGCGCGCCGGAGTGGTCGACGCCGGCGGACACGGGCTCGTGACGGTCCTCGGGGCCCTGGTGGAGACGTTCACCGGGCGGGCGCCCGGCCCGGGAGTGGCCGCCGTCACGCACGCGCGCGTGGAGCCGCACGAGGGCGTCCCGCCGGAAGCGTCCCCGGCGCCGGGCGACGAGGCCCTCGCGGGGGAGTGCGCGGTGACCGAGGCCGACCGCCGCGACGAGCCCGCCTTCGAGGTGATCTACCTCCTGGAGGCCGAGGACGCGGCCGTCACGCGGCTGCGGCAGCGGCTCGACGCGCTCGGGGACTCGCTCGTCGTGGTCGGCGGCGACGGGCTGTGGAACGTCCACGTGCACGTCGACGACGCGGGCGCCGCCGTCGAGGCGGGCGTCGAGGCCGGGCGGCCCCACCGGATCCGTATCACCCACTTCGGGCACGGTGACGTCCACACCGCCGGGACCGGCCGCCCGCCCCGGGAACGGAGCCGCCGCGCCGTGGTGGCCGTGGTACCGGGGGAGGGGCTGGCCGGGCTGTACGCCGAGGCCGGCGCGACCACCCTGCTCGCCCGCCCCGGGGAGCCGCCCGCCAGCGGGGAGCTGGTCCAGGCCGTACGGAGGGCGCACGCGCACGAGGTCGTCCTGCTGCCCAACGACGCCGAGCTGCGCCACACCGCCGCCGCGGCCGCCGAGCAGGCCCGTGCCGAAGGCGTCAGGGTCGCCCTCATCCCCACCCGCTCCGCGGTCCAGGGCATCGCCGCGCTCGCCGTGCACGAACCCGAGCGGCGTTTCGACGAGGACGTGGTGGCGATGACCTCCGCGGCCGGCGCCACCCGCTACGCCGAGGTCACCGTCGCCGAACACCGGTCCTGGACCACGGCGGGCATCTGCCAGGCCGGTGACGTGCTCGGCCTCATCGACGGCGACGTGGCGGTCATCGGCGCGGACGTCACGGAGGTCGCGGCGACCGTCCTGGACCGGATGCTCTCGGCCGGCGGCGAGCTGGTCACCCTGGTCCTCGGCGACGAGGTGCCCGGGACCGTCACCGAACACCTGGAGGCCCGGGTCCGCGAGGCGTACCTCGCGGTCGACACCGTGGTCCACCGGGGCGGCCGGCAGGGGGCGCTGCTGCTGGTCGGCGTGGAGTAG
- the cofC gene encoding 2-phospho-L-lactate guanylyltransferase yields the protein MQWTLVVPVKPLARAKSRLSDTADDGVRPDLALAFAQDAVAAALACPAVADVAVVTNDARAGRELAALGAALVTDEPRGGLNAALAHGAATVRAARPGTPVAALNADLPALRPAELARVLAAAGQFSRAFLPDAAGIGTTLLTAVTGVELSPAFGPDSRVRHRASGAVELSLGAVDSVRQDVDTGGDLRSALALGVGPRTAAVAARLLIAGQ from the coding sequence GTGCAGTGGACCTTGGTCGTACCCGTGAAGCCCCTCGCCCGGGCCAAGAGCAGGCTGTCGGACACCGCGGACGACGGGGTCCGGCCGGATCTCGCGCTGGCGTTCGCCCAGGACGCCGTGGCAGCCGCGCTGGCCTGCCCGGCGGTCGCGGATGTGGCAGTCGTCACGAACGACGCACGGGCCGGGCGGGAGCTGGCGGCGCTCGGCGCGGCCCTCGTCACGGACGAGCCCCGGGGCGGTCTGAACGCGGCGCTGGCGCACGGCGCCGCGACGGTCCGCGCGGCACGTCCCGGAACTCCGGTGGCGGCACTCAACGCGGATCTCCCCGCGTTGCGGCCGGCGGAATTGGCGCGGGTCCTGGCGGCGGCCGGGCAATTCTCGCGCGCTTTTCTCCCGGACGCGGCCGGAATCGGCACGACCTTGCTGACCGCAGTGACGGGCGTCGAATTGTCCCCGGCATTCGGTCCGGATTCCCGGGTCCGCCACCGGGCGTCCGGCGCGGTGGAACTGTCCCTCGGCGCGGTGGATTCCGTACGGCAGGACGTCGACACCGGCGGTGATCTGCGCTCCGCCCTGGCACTGGGGGTGGGGCCCCGGACGGCGGCGGTGGCGGCGCGGTTGCTGATCGCCGGGCAGTAG